One window of Methanogenium organophilum genomic DNA carries:
- the rpl7ae gene encoding 50S ribosomal protein L7Ae, which produces MSKVYATFEAPDEIQNKALEVLEISRDTGKIKKGSNEATKAVERGNAELVLIGGDVEPEEIVMHLPALCDEKQIPYMIINKQNDVGAASGLDVGSAAAAIVKAGKAKDLLVEVVGQISELRG; this is translated from the coding sequence ATGTCAAAAGTATACGCAACATTTGAAGCTCCTGACGAGATCCAGAACAAGGCACTTGAAGTACTTGAGATCTCCCGGGACACCGGCAAAATTAAGAAAGGATCAAACGAAGCAACAAAAGCTGTCGAGCGCGGCAATGCTGAACTCGTGCTCATCGGCGGCGACGTTGAACCGGAAGAAATTGTGATGCATCTTCCTGCACTCTGCGATGAGAAGCAGATCCCGTACATGATCATCAACAAGCAGAATGATGTCGGTGCAGCAAGCGGACTGGATGTCGGCTCAGCAGCAGCAGCAATCGTCAAAGCCGGGAAGGCGAAGGATCTCCTTGTTGAGGTCGTCGGGCAGATCTCAGAACTGAGAGGGTGA
- the cobS gene encoding adenosylcobinamide-GDP ribazoletransferase: protein MIITEALRAMLQFTTILPMGRHADYDAFARHAYLMPLSGYLVGGIAGLFAMLFAEPRIAGAVALAVALVLTGLNHFDGLCDLGDGMMAHGSREKRVTALTDRTLGAGAVGAALVVTLLAYAGITSVAWIAGAILIAEVMGKFAQVLLIVIGHSFHDGMFSYIHGFACWWFIPLSGLFLCPLLLLPVGLFSVGGAMASTLLTVGILLVVTRQLFGGVNGDIVGASHELTRCMVLLSLAVTGF from the coding sequence ATGATAATCACCGAAGCACTCCGTGCGATGCTGCAGTTTACCACGATTCTTCCGATGGGCAGGCATGCCGACTACGATGCATTTGCCCGGCACGCCTATCTCATGCCTCTGTCCGGGTATCTTGTGGGGGGCATTGCAGGACTTTTTGCCATGCTCTTTGCAGAACCCCGGATTGCGGGTGCCGTTGCGCTTGCTGTCGCCCTGGTCCTGACGGGGCTCAATCATTTTGACGGTCTCTGTGATCTGGGGGACGGGATGATGGCGCACGGGAGCCGGGAGAAACGGGTGACGGCACTCACGGATCGCACTCTCGGTGCGGGCGCCGTCGGCGCGGCGTTGGTCGTTACGCTTCTTGCCTACGCAGGTATCACCTCTGTTGCCTGGATTGCGGGTGCGATCCTAATTGCAGAAGTAATGGGGAAATTTGCTCAGGTGCTCTTAATCGTTATCGGGCATTCCTTCCATGACGGGATGTTCTCCTATATTCACGGGTTTGCGTGCTGGTGGTTCATTCCGCTATCGGGCCTCTTTCTATGCCCCCTCCTGCTCCTGCCGGTCGGTCTCTTCTCAGTAGGGGGTGCGATGGCATCCACACTCCTGACAGTCGGGATTCTCCTGGTGGTGACCCGCCAACTCTTCGGCGGAGTAAACGGGGATATCGTTGGCGCCTCCCATGAACTGACCCGTTGCATGGTTCTTCTCTCCCTTGCGGTAACCGGTTTTTAA
- the rpsJ gene encoding 30S ribosomal protein S10, with translation MQKARIRLSGTDFQKVEMVCDRIREIAERTGVNLAGPIPLPTKRMIVPIRKSPDGEGTATWDRWQMRVHKRLIDLDADERALRQLMRIQVPKDIGIEIVLEN, from the coding sequence ATGCAAAAAGCACGAATTCGTCTTTCAGGAACAGACTTTCAGAAAGTTGAGATGGTCTGTGATCGCATTAGAGAAATTGCAGAACGTACCGGCGTAAACCTCGCAGGTCCAATCCCTCTGCCTACAAAGCGCATGATCGTCCCGATTCGCAAGAGTCCGGACGGTGAGGGAACCGCAACCTGGGATCGCTGGCAGATGCGTGTGCACAAACGCCTCATCGACCTTGATGCAGATGAGCGTGCACTTCGCCAGCTGATGCGCATTCAGGTGCCAAAAGACATTGGCATTGAAATCGTTCTGGAGAACTAA
- a CDS encoding tubulin/FtsZ family protein: MRVFFIGFGQAGGKIVDMFIEQDKKAPTRSFRGIAVNTARTDLMGLDNIELKDRILIGQTVVKGHGVGTDNVTGAKITADEIDSIINTIDNRGTHDIDAFVICAGLGGGTGSGGTPVLARHLKRIYREPVYAVGILPAPEEGRLYSYNAARSLSTLVNEADNTFIFDNSAWKNEGESVRGAYQRLNDEIVRRFGVLFRAGEVSKSGVGEMVVDSSEIINTLRGGGVSSIGYAISETVSKSTKQKQGLTGGLFRGLKKREASEEVLTGEDKSAKIIGLVRRAMLGRLTMPCDYTTAERALVLIAGPSGEMDRKGVEKSKSWVEENIAGVEVRGGDYPTESSKVAAVVVLATIGDAPRIRELMEIAKETKEDVVKSKERRSSMFDGDEIDPLFE, encoded by the coding sequence ATGAGAGTTTTTTTCATAGGATTCGGCCAAGCAGGCGGAAAAATTGTCGACATGTTCATCGAACAGGACAAGAAAGCACCGACACGGAGCTTCCGGGGTATTGCAGTGAACACTGCACGGACGGATCTTATGGGTCTCGACAATATCGAGCTCAAAGACCGCATCCTCATTGGTCAGACAGTTGTAAAAGGGCATGGAGTAGGCACTGACAATGTAACCGGAGCCAAAATCACCGCGGATGAGATCGATAGTATCATCAATACCATCGACAACCGCGGCACCCACGACATAGATGCATTTGTAATCTGTGCCGGTCTGGGCGGAGGTACGGGGTCCGGTGGGACCCCCGTGCTGGCACGCCACCTGAAACGTATTTACCGTGAACCGGTTTATGCAGTGGGCATCCTTCCCGCACCAGAGGAAGGAAGACTTTACTCATATAATGCAGCCCGTAGTCTCTCAACACTGGTCAATGAAGCTGATAACACGTTCATATTCGATAACAGTGCCTGGAAGAATGAGGGTGAGAGTGTCCGCGGCGCTTACCAGCGTCTCAATGACGAAATCGTCCGCAGATTTGGCGTGCTTTTCCGTGCAGGCGAAGTCAGCAAGTCCGGCGTCGGAGAGATGGTCGTTGATTCCAGTGAAATAATCAACACCCTTCGCGGGGGTGGCGTAAGCAGTATCGGGTATGCAATCTCTGAAACCGTCAGTAAGAGCACCAAACAGAAACAGGGCCTTACAGGGGGCCTGTTCAGGGGTCTGAAGAAACGCGAAGCATCAGAGGAAGTACTGACCGGTGAGGACAAATCTGCAAAGATCATTGGCCTCGTCCGCCGTGCAATGCTTGGTCGTCTCACCATGCCCTGTGATTATACCACTGCCGAGCGTGCACTTGTATTAATTGCAGGCCCTTCCGGTGAGATGGACCGCAAAGGAGTTGAAAAATCCAAATCATGGGTAGAGGAGAATATCGCGGGCGTAGAAGTCCGTGGTGGAGACTACCCGACCGAGAGTTCAAAGGTGGCTGCCGTGGTTGTGCTTGCGACCATAGGTGACGCCCCACGTATCCGTGAACTGATGGAAATTGCAAAAGAAACAAAAGAGGATGTAGTCAAATCCAAAGAACGTCGTTCATCCATGTTCGACGGGGACGAGATTGATCCACTCTTTGAATGA
- the tuf gene encoding translation elongation factor EF-1 subunit alpha, protein MAADKPHMNLAVVGHIDHGKSTTVGRLLFETGAVPAHIIENYRKEAESKGKGSFEFAWVMDNLKEERERGITIDIAHKRFDTDKFYFTIVDCPGHRDFVKNMITGASQADAALLVVAAPDGPMEQTKEHVFLSRTLGINQLIIGINKMDAAKYSEERYNEVKKQLSDLIKMVGYKPDDIQFIPMSAFAGDNISSHSENTPWYKGMTLLETLDTLVAPELPTSLPFRLPIQDVYSISGIGTVPVGRVETGIMKKGMKVSFMPANKEGEVKSIEMHHEEHDQALPGDNVGFNVRGIGKNDIRRGDVCGPADKPPSVAEEFVAQIVVLHHPSAITVGYTPVFHCHTTQTACTFMELQKKLDPRTGQVKEENPTFLKTGDAAIVKFRPVQPMVIEKIKEIPQLGRFAIRDMGSTIAAGMCIEVIAKDMR, encoded by the coding sequence ATGGCAGCTGATAAGCCACACATGAACCTTGCCGTGGTCGGGCACATTGACCACGGGAAGTCAACAACAGTCGGACGACTTCTCTTTGAGACAGGAGCAGTCCCTGCGCACATCATTGAGAACTACCGAAAGGAAGCAGAGTCAAAGGGTAAGGGCTCATTCGAGTTCGCATGGGTTATGGACAACCTCAAGGAAGAGCGTGAGCGTGGTATTACCATCGATATCGCACACAAGAGGTTCGACACCGACAAATTCTACTTTACTATTGTAGACTGCCCAGGTCACCGTGACTTTGTTAAGAACATGATCACCGGTGCATCCCAGGCTGACGCAGCACTCCTCGTTGTTGCAGCACCTGACGGCCCAATGGAGCAGACAAAGGAGCACGTCTTCCTCTCTCGTACCCTTGGTATTAACCAGCTCATCATCGGCATCAACAAGATGGATGCAGCAAAATACAGCGAAGAGCGCTACAATGAAGTTAAAAAACAGCTCTCTGACCTGATCAAGATGGTTGGATACAAGCCTGACGACATTCAGTTCATCCCGATGTCCGCATTCGCTGGTGACAATATCTCTTCCCACTCAGAAAACACTCCGTGGTACAAGGGAATGACACTGCTCGAGACACTCGACACCCTTGTCGCACCTGAGCTTCCAACATCGCTTCCATTCCGTCTTCCAATCCAGGATGTCTACTCCATTTCCGGTATTGGAACCGTCCCTGTCGGACGTGTTGAGACCGGTATCATGAAGAAGGGAATGAAGGTCTCTTTCATGCCCGCAAACAAGGAAGGAGAAGTCAAGTCCATTGAGATGCACCACGAAGAGCACGATCAGGCACTGCCTGGTGACAACGTCGGGTTCAACGTCCGTGGTATCGGCAAGAACGATATCCGTCGTGGTGATGTCTGTGGTCCTGCAGATAAGCCCCCGTCAGTTGCAGAGGAATTCGTCGCACAGATTGTGGTTCTCCACCACCCAAGTGCAATCACCGTCGGATACACACCGGTCTTCCACTGCCACACCACCCAGACTGCATGCACATTCATGGAACTCCAGAAGAAGCTCGACCCGCGCACCGGACAGGTCAAGGAAGAGAACCCAACCTTCCTCAAGACCGGCGATGCAGCAATTGTCAAGTTCCGTCCTGTTCAGCCCATGGTCATTGAGAAGATCAAAGAGATTCCTCAGCTTGGTCGTTTCGCAATCCGTGATATGGGATCAACCATTGCAGCAGGCATGTGCATTGAAGTCATTGCCAAAGATATGAGATAA
- a CDS encoding flippase activity-associated protein Agl23, with product MKAADSSPTFLSRLRFEHIFLVIFIVALILRFFILDLKLFHHDEAVHAWFSFKLLTEGSYVYDPVYHGPLLYYTTASMFALFGDSDLVGRIVPALLGSLMVLLVWPIYRLGYLEKYGALIAALFLAISPDMVYFSRFLRNDIFIAFFTLLLLVALLYYLEYGQRRYVVVAALAAGLGCCSKENMPIILLIFGVFLLAAVMLKWVHLKKGWWMDFILGIAVMLAVGSLFYSSFGAHPEVLWTGAFQAIEHWTAMSSQQRLGGPPYFYILLFLLYEVPIIYLALVGMMQAALCALFLWKRRRQVDVVDMSAPVVAGVDEGAMLYDGADPEMYSEDAAEGCRMPEPPEMVEPANGGCAESSEAGFEATEFVGCQEDRAGVDPAEEPAGHSSRPKSLLSGLIARTSDCCGDAGRPGFDRRLGFSLFCIWWMCASLGVYAIIGEKVPWLILHQLLPMIFVAAYLMTRKKATLALILSVFLVVMMAHVAFTPADINEPIVQVQNSEELRELFSLIDAGNKTAVTTESVWPLPWYYRGDGSEKITYLSTAADNPEYFRDSEYDVIVSHNPDGFSAVPGYVKTDVIRQSYWFSIYDNGDRLAEYYFLRNGKLGSVNWNIFVLPETTGGVEIPVNVTV from the coding sequence GTGAAAGCCGCAGATTCCTCTCCAACATTTCTCAGTAGGTTACGGTTTGAACATATATTTCTGGTAATTTTTATTGTCGCGCTCATATTGCGCTTTTTTATCCTCGATCTAAAGCTCTTTCATCATGACGAGGCAGTTCATGCCTGGTTTTCGTTTAAACTGCTGACCGAAGGATCCTATGTATATGATCCGGTCTATCACGGTCCGCTTCTGTATTATACGACAGCGAGCATGTTTGCCCTCTTCGGGGATTCGGATCTCGTCGGACGGATTGTGCCCGCCCTTTTGGGGTCCCTCATGGTCCTTCTGGTCTGGCCGATATACCGTCTGGGATATCTTGAGAAATATGGTGCTCTTATTGCCGCATTGTTCCTTGCGATATCCCCGGATATGGTATACTTCTCCCGGTTCCTGCGCAATGATATTTTCATCGCGTTTTTTACCCTGCTCCTTCTCGTGGCACTTCTGTATTATCTTGAGTATGGACAGCGCCGCTATGTGGTAGTGGCAGCTCTTGCCGCAGGGCTGGGGTGCTGTTCAAAGGAGAATATGCCTATCATTCTTCTGATCTTCGGTGTCTTCCTTCTCGCGGCAGTAATGCTGAAGTGGGTGCATCTGAAGAAGGGGTGGTGGATGGACTTCATCTTAGGTATTGCAGTGATGCTTGCCGTGGGATCGCTTTTCTATTCATCCTTCGGAGCCCATCCTGAGGTGCTCTGGACGGGAGCATTCCAGGCCATTGAGCACTGGACGGCGATGTCATCCCAGCAGCGTCTGGGCGGACCGCCGTACTTCTATATTCTGCTCTTCCTGCTCTATGAGGTGCCCATAATTTATCTGGCATTGGTGGGAATGATGCAGGCAGCTCTCTGTGCGCTCTTCCTCTGGAAGCGAAGGCGGCAGGTGGATGTGGTAGATATGTCCGCCCCTGTTGTGGCAGGGGTGGACGAGGGTGCCATGCTCTATGATGGGGCAGATCCCGAAATGTATTCAGAAGATGCAGCAGAGGGGTGCAGAATGCCCGAACCTCCTGAAATGGTGGAACCCGCAAACGGTGGATGTGCTGAAAGTTCTGAAGCAGGGTTCGAAGCCACGGAATTTGTAGGGTGTCAGGAAGACAGAGCAGGTGTTGATCCAGCTGAAGAACCGGCAGGTCATTCATCCCGGCCAAAGAGCCTGTTATCTGGTCTTATTGCACGCACCAGTGACTGTTGCGGTGATGCGGGCCGACCGGGATTTGACCGTCGCCTTGGTTTTTCACTCTTCTGTATCTGGTGGATGTGTGCGTCACTTGGCGTATATGCGATCATCGGAGAGAAGGTGCCGTGGCTCATTCTGCATCAGCTTCTTCCGATGATCTTTGTCGCAGCGTATCTGATGACACGCAAAAAGGCGACTCTCGCGCTGATCCTGTCAGTATTTTTGGTGGTGATGATGGCGCATGTTGCCTTCACCCCGGCGGATATCAATGAGCCCATCGTGCAGGTTCAGAATTCCGAAGAACTACGTGAGCTCTTCTCCCTCATTGACGCAGGGAATAAAACTGCAGTCACAACAGAGAGTGTATGGCCACTTCCCTGGTACTATCGGGGTGATGGTTCTGAGAAGATTACCTATCTTTCGACTGCCGCTGACAATCCCGAATATTTCAGGGACAGTGAATATGACGTCATTGTGTCTCATAACCCGGACGGATTCTCTGCCGTGCCTGGATACGTGAAGACCGATGTAATCCGGCAGAGCTACTGGTTCTCAATCTATGACAATGGGGACCGCCTCGCCGAGTATTATTTTCTGCGCAACGGGAAGCTTGGGAGTGTTAACTGGAATATCTTTGTTCTTCCGGAAACAACCGGTGGCGTGGAGATTCCGGTCAACGTTACCGTCTGA
- a CDS encoding glycosyltransferase, which yields MSKYEVCAILPVYNDRESLETAIPRSIEVLEKITDSFLVVVAEDGSTDGSAEFVREWEEKDSRVLLFHADERLGRGTALTRVIRAVDAEIVCYYDVDLATDMAHLPALIQAIRDGNDIATGSRLMPESDIVRTQGREVASRGYNFLVRTVLNSRLYDHQCGFKAFRRDRILSLLDTIEAPHWFWDTELLVRAQKKGFHIAEFPVRWRTSDKTTVRFSDVTGMGMAIFHLRRHLND from the coding sequence ATGTCTAAGTATGAGGTCTGTGCCATTCTTCCGGTGTATAATGATCGTGAGTCACTTGAGACTGCAATCCCGCGTTCCATTGAGGTGCTGGAAAAAATCACGGATTCCTTCCTTGTGGTGGTGGCAGAAGACGGAAGCACCGATGGTAGTGCGGAGTTTGTGCGTGAATGGGAGGAAAAAGACAGCCGTGTCCTGCTCTTCCATGCTGATGAGCGTCTGGGCCGGGGGACAGCCCTGACCCGGGTTATCCGTGCCGTGGACGCAGAGATTGTCTGTTACTATGATGTGGACCTTGCAACCGATATGGCGCATCTGCCGGCACTGATTCAGGCCATCCGGGACGGCAATGATATTGCGACAGGGTCGCGCCTGATGCCGGAGAGTGATATCGTGCGCACACAGGGACGGGAAGTGGCAAGCAGAGGGTATAATTTTCTGGTGCGCACGGTGCTGAATAGCAGGCTGTATGATCATCAGTGCGGCTTCAAGGCATTTCGGCGTGATCGCATTCTCTCTCTGCTGGATACCATTGAGGCTCCCCACTGGTTCTGGGATACTGAACTTCTTGTCCGGGCACAAAAGAAGGGATTTCATATCGCGGAATTCCCGGTGCGCTGGCGGACCAGTGACAAGACAACGGTCAGGTTCAGTGATGTGACCGGAATGGGGATGGCAATATTTCACCTGAGGCGGCATCTGAATGATTAA
- a CDS encoding NAD(P)/FAD-dependent oxidoreductase has protein sequence MRICIIGGGLTGLSAAYYLSGTHSVDVLEASSEAGGLLSSVPVHDTSIERYYHHCFSGDAHLLALINELGLAADLTWLNGSTGYFSEGRIYPLTSPVEILRYPLLTLRDKFRLGMLTLRAGKYQAASYDDMTADEFILDTCGQHTYDSFFAPLLRSKFGDMRHDVSAAWLISRIAIRSDRGPQGERLGYLRHGYQSLISGLSDAIRANDGAIHTGIPVRSLEKKEGGIWTVNGAPYDAVISTVRPSVLTSLGGPSFPDIPYQGAACVTLGLPRDVLQGIYWVNMKDNAPYGAAIGHTNFAPFEWYGEHIVYLASYFRDALPEDHEENMITDFCERFGVSRDEIRWHYMTTDTAAGPVYTTGYRSLIPPYEVDGIYCAGMFSPPNYPERSMEGSVVAAQTVAEMIRSSEAKHV, from the coding sequence ATGAGAATCTGCATCATAGGCGGAGGATTGACCGGTCTTTCTGCTGCATATTACCTGTCGGGCACACACTCTGTTGATGTGCTGGAAGCCTCATCAGAGGCTGGTGGTCTTCTCTCTTCCGTTCCTGTCCATGATACCTCTATTGAGCGGTATTATCACCATTGTTTCTCCGGTGATGCGCATCTTCTGGCGCTCATAAATGAACTTGGTCTGGCTGCAGATCTCACCTGGCTGAATGGAAGCACGGGGTATTTCAGCGAAGGGCGCATCTATCCGTTGACCTCGCCTGTTGAGATACTGCGGTATCCGCTCCTCACCCTACGCGATAAATTCAGACTTGGTATGCTGACCCTTCGGGCTGGAAAATATCAGGCGGCCTCCTATGATGACATGACAGCAGACGAGTTTATTCTTGACACCTGTGGTCAGCATACCTATGACTCATTCTTTGCACCCCTATTACGCAGCAAATTCGGCGACATGCGCCACGACGTCTCCGCTGCCTGGCTGATATCACGCATTGCTATCCGTTCTGATCGCGGCCCGCAGGGAGAGCGGCTGGGTTATCTGCGGCATGGATACCAGAGCCTTATTTCCGGGTTGTCTGATGCGATTCGCGCCAACGACGGGGCAATTCACACTGGTATCCCTGTCCGGTCGCTGGAAAAAAAAGAAGGGGGTATATGGACTGTCAATGGTGCGCCCTATGATGCAGTCATTTCAACAGTGCGGCCGTCCGTTCTCACATCCCTGGGAGGGCCCTCCTTCCCTGATATTCCCTATCAGGGGGCAGCATGCGTGACACTGGGGCTTCCCCGTGATGTGCTCCAGGGCATATACTGGGTTAATATGAAAGATAATGCTCCATATGGGGCTGCGATAGGACATACCAACTTTGCACCTTTTGAGTGGTATGGTGAACACATCGTCTACCTTGCGTCATACTTCCGTGACGCGCTGCCCGAGGATCATGAAGAAAACATGATAACAGACTTTTGTGAACGTTTCGGTGTGTCGCGTGATGAGATCCGCTGGCATTATATGACAACAGATACGGCCGCAGGACCGGTATACACCACCGGGTACAGGAGTCTTATTCCTCCATATGAAGTGGATGGCATATACTGTGCCGGTATGTTCTCCCCGCCGAATTATCCGGAACGGAGTATGGAGGGTTCAGTCGTTGCCGCACAGACGGTGGCAGAGATGATCAGATCCAGTGAGGCGAAGCATGTCTAA
- a CDS encoding lysylphosphatidylglycerol synthase transmembrane domain-containing protein, whose protein sequence is MIKRAAAIVLPTILAVGIVAYMLYRVWDDLLVAVQNAVWSYLILAVVICVGAWFLRGFRYRSILASLTVTISIWLSTACIYLSQTANLIVPARLGDLIRLFILKHEADATYTNGLSSVVVERFFDIVTIALLGAVTLPFVLNVPEWFITVIYVALALCGIFVVVLFSVGKLQSENKYLKMGIDLLGQVKEASLSPQGIVGLSALSIVIWLTDVVICYVIALMFGAAIPFVVVTLAIVIGNLVKAVPVTPGGVGTYEIAVALTLSLAGVDPAVATLIAVVDHLVKNGVTLAGGVVSLYVFGDWAVSLLRRAFSHSLDVAEVR, encoded by the coding sequence ATGATTAAGAGGGCCGCGGCCATTGTGCTTCCCACGATTCTTGCGGTTGGTATCGTCGCATACATGCTCTATCGGGTGTGGGATGATCTTCTCGTGGCTGTTCAGAATGCGGTGTGGTCATACCTGATTCTTGCCGTTGTCATCTGTGTCGGTGCCTGGTTTCTTCGTGGGTTCCGGTATCGTTCAATTCTTGCAAGCCTCACGGTGACGATCTCCATCTGGCTCTCTACCGCCTGTATCTATCTCTCGCAGACGGCAAATCTCATCGTCCCGGCACGGCTGGGCGACTTAATCCGGCTCTTTATTCTGAAACACGAAGCGGACGCGACATACACAAATGGCCTTTCGTCTGTAGTGGTGGAACGGTTCTTTGACATTGTCACCATTGCGCTTCTGGGTGCGGTGACCCTCCCCTTCGTTCTGAATGTACCGGAGTGGTTCATCACCGTAATCTACGTGGCACTTGCCCTCTGTGGCATCTTTGTGGTGGTGCTATTCTCGGTAGGGAAGCTGCAGTCTGAGAACAAGTATCTTAAAATGGGTATTGACCTTCTTGGTCAGGTGAAAGAAGCATCCCTCTCGCCACAGGGCATTGTGGGCCTCTCGGCCCTTTCCATCGTGATCTGGTTGACTGATGTGGTGATCTGTTATGTCATTGCCTTGATGTTTGGCGCGGCAATTCCGTTTGTGGTGGTCACGCTTGCCATTGTCATCGGAAATCTGGTCAAGGCAGTGCCGGTTACTCCTGGTGGTGTGGGTACCTATGAGATCGCAGTCGCCCTTACCCTCTCGCTTGCGGGGGTTGATCCTGCAGTTGCAACCCTCATTGCGGTCGTCGATCATCTCGTCAAAAATGGTGTCACGCTTGCAGGGGGTGTGGTGTCGCTCTATGTCTTTGGAGACTGGGCGGTCTCCCTCCTGCGCCGTGCTTTCTCCCATTCCCTGGATGTGGCGGAGGTCAGATGA
- a CDS encoding DUF2298 domain-containing protein has protein sequence MIGACAQAAGLILWLLVLKVLQVALWPVLSKAFGRFAYPISYPLSFLLFGGISWYLGLLHLPVQAAVIPFLFIIGYYAATGWYTREKCSGVWKWDAAFLLCFAFMTEIRFFNPMISYAEKFMDHAFLASVMRSPVVAPADPWFAGGTLATYYYLGHWMMGVTGILSGTPSSVAFNLILPTVFANAAVSLYAVGHLLLTRFRALPVMALFLINPSFIVQVISGADAHGVLWNSTRTIADTINEYPLFSFLWGDPHAHVISLFCQALFIFLMLYILKEWGGLTERSRWICLGAAALSLGVMPGINSWDVLVYAPLLLAVGAIVWYRAKSAEVHDPYPWRLFLVCPVVSVLLFAPYYLMLTTQGVAGIGIVPVPSSVPEFMLVYGFFIVMFWCATLRDIWENTRLLIVLVPFVLTGYVAAGLAAVPLAALILRRRFLPAEVISIFGLAVLIFSELFYLIDGMGDVYYRMNTVFKFGLAAWMMMSAGAFIWLGEWLTERFRDRSLPVWAVRAGAGAIVLLLICAPLAIPDLTYGYGGKTLDGLAWVDTSHPGDAAAVAYLSILPENVTILEAEGGDYKYYSRMSSFTGIPTVIGMPFHETMWRGNDAGISQRAADVQMIYEDPSRSPSLLSLYGVDYLVLGDTENERYSVRLPEDMLEEVFSQNGTIIFRVMAPSA, from the coding sequence ATGATCGGGGCATGTGCTCAGGCCGCGGGGCTTATCCTCTGGCTGCTCGTCCTGAAGGTGCTGCAGGTTGCTCTCTGGCCTGTCCTTTCGAAGGCGTTCGGACGGTTTGCCTATCCTATCTCCTACCCTCTGTCGTTCCTGCTCTTTGGGGGCATCAGCTGGTATCTGGGCCTTCTCCATCTCCCGGTGCAGGCGGCGGTGATTCCGTTTCTGTTCATCATCGGGTATTACGCCGCCACCGGCTGGTACACTCGCGAGAAATGTTCCGGTGTCTGGAAGTGGGACGCAGCCTTTCTGCTCTGTTTCGCCTTCATGACCGAGATCCGGTTCTTCAACCCGATGATTTCATATGCGGAGAAGTTCATGGACCATGCGTTCCTTGCCTCGGTGATGCGTTCGCCGGTGGTTGCTCCCGCAGACCCGTGGTTTGCTGGTGGGACACTTGCGACCTACTATTATCTCGGACACTGGATGATGGGGGTGACCGGGATTCTCTCCGGGACGCCGTCATCGGTTGCCTTTAATCTCATCCTCCCGACAGTCTTTGCCAATGCGGCGGTCTCGTTATATGCAGTCGGGCATCTGCTTTTGACCCGCTTCCGTGCGCTCCCCGTCATGGCCCTCTTCCTGATCAATCCCTCGTTTATTGTCCAGGTGATCTCCGGTGCCGATGCACATGGTGTGCTCTGGAATTCTACCCGTACCATCGCTGATACAATCAATGAATATCCGCTCTTTTCCTTTCTCTGGGGGGACCCGCATGCCCATGTAATCTCGCTCTTCTGTCAGGCGCTCTTCATCTTCCTCATGCTTTACATTCTGAAGGAATGGGGTGGCCTGACAGAGAGGAGCCGGTGGATATGCCTCGGTGCAGCAGCACTCTCGCTTGGTGTGATGCCGGGAATCAACTCCTGGGATGTCCTCGTCTATGCGCCCCTCCTGCTTGCAGTCGGGGCAATCGTCTGGTACCGGGCAAAAAGTGCTGAGGTACATGATCCATATCCGTGGCGCCTCTTTCTTGTCTGCCCGGTAGTATCGGTGCTCCTTTTTGCACCGTATTACCTGATGCTCACGACACAGGGTGTTGCAGGCATCGGCATTGTGCCGGTCCCCTCGTCAGTGCCGGAGTTCATGCTGGTCTACGGATTTTTTATTGTCATGTTCTGGTGTGCCACGCTCCGCGACATTTGGGAAAACACCCGGCTGCTCATTGTGCTCGTGCCCTTTGTCCTCACCGGGTATGTGGCCGCAGGACTTGCTGCAGTGCCGCTTGCTGCCCTTATTTTGCGGCGGAGGTTCCTTCCTGCAGAGGTGATCTCGATATTCGGGCTTGCGGTGCTGATATTTTCTGAACTCTTCTATCTTATCGATGGGATGGGCGATGTCTATTACCGGATGAATACGGTATTCAAGTTTGGGCTTGCGGCCTGGATGATGATGAGTGCCGGTGCATTTATATGGCTGGGTGAGTGGCTGACAGAGCGGTTCAGGGATCGCTCCTTACCGGTGTGGGCAGTCCGCGCCGGTGCCGGTGCTATTGTTCTTCTCCTCATCTGTGCGCCGCTGGCTATCCCTGACCTGACATATGGGTATGGCGGCAAGACACTGGACGGCCTTGCCTGGGTGGATACATCTCATCCCGGTGATGCTGCCGCAGTGGCATATCTGTCAATCCTGCCGGAGAACGTCACTATTCTGGAGGCCGAGGGAGGGGATTACAAATATTACTCCCGTATGTCTTCGTTTACGGGCATCCCGACAGTTATTGGGATGCCATTTCATGAGACAATGTGGCGGGGGAATGATGCGGGCATCTCACAGCGCGCTGCTGATGTACAGATGATCTATGAAGACCCGTCCCGTTCACCATCGCTGCTCTCTCTCTATGGAGTGGATTACCTTGTGTTGGGGGACACAGAAAATGAGCGATATTCTGTCCGGCTTCCAGAAGATATGTTAGAAGAGGTATTTTCCCAAAACGGAACAATAATCTTCCGTGTAATGGCGCCCTCTGCCTGA